Within Bdellovibrio bacteriovorus HD100, the genomic segment TTCCAGTCCCAGTTTCCAGCCGTCTCCGGCACCGAGGGTGACAAACACGTCGCCCTCTTTCAGCATGCCCAGAATTTTCTGAGTCGCTTTATCATCGCGCACAAAGTACTGGGCATGTTCGTGCTTCATCTCGGAAGCCAGTTTTTCACTGGTCACCCCCGGGATTGGCGCTTCACCTGCAGGATAGATATCTGTCAACAGAACCTGATCAGCCTCCATAAAGGCCGTGGTAAAGTCATGCCAGCAGTGCTGTGTGCGGGAATAACGATGTGGCTGGAAGAACACCACCAGTCTTTGCTTCGGATACTTTTCCCGGAAGGCCTGCAGAACCGCGCGCACTTCTGTCGGATGGTGACCATAGTCATCATAGACTTTGATGCCTTTTTTCTCGCCTTTGAAGTGGAAACGACGATCCACCCCTTCATAGCGCTGAAGACCCTTGGCACAAGTTGCAAACGGAATCCCGGCTGCCACACCCGCACAGATTGCCGCCACGGCGTTCAGGGCATTGTGACGACCTGGAACTTTCAAATCAAATTCGCCCACCAGGTGTTTGGTGCCCAGCAACCGGTCATTGCGGTGAACGGCATAGTGACCATGTTCGCCCGTCACCACCAGGTCATTTTTTTCGTCAAAGCCATAGAACAGGATTCTTTTCGGGAAGTTTTCAAAGATCTGACGAACCAACGGATCATCCCCGCACACGATGACTTTGCCATAGAACGGAACTTTCAGGGCAAAATCGTGGAAGGACTTCTGCACATTTTCAAAGGTCTTGAAGTGCTCCAGATGGTCCGAGTCAATATTGGTGATGATCGCGATTTCCGGAGACAGCTTGTGGAAGCTGCCGTCGGATTCGTCGGCTTCCGCCACCAGCCATTCACCAGAACCCAGCATCGCCGTGGATTTGATCAACTCAAAGCGGCCGCCGATCACAATCGTCGGACTTAAGTTCGCTTCCAGGAAAATCGCAGACGTCATGGAAGTGGTTGTCGTCTTGCCGTGAGTTCCGGCCACCGCGATACCGCGTTTCAGGCGCATGATTTCCGCCAACGCCTCGGCACGCGGGATCAGCGGGATCTGACGGGCGCGGGCTTCTGAAATCTCGGGATTTCCGTACTGAATCGCACTGGAGTATACCACCACGTCAGCGTCACCCACGTTGCTGGAGGCGTGGCCTTTGAAGACCTTCACACCCAGTTCTTTCAGTCTTTCGGTGTTGGCGTTTTCCGCCTGATCACTGCCCGACACTTTCGCGCCGATATTGTGCAACAGCTCCGCGAGGCCGCACATACCGATGCCTCCAACACCTACGAAATGGAATTTGGCGTGCTGTAACTTCATTGCAGGATTTCCTTTGCGATCACGGTCGCAGATTGAGGGATGTAGAAGTTCTTTATATTCCGAACCATTTGTTCACGCAAAGCTTTATCGGCCCGCAAAGATTGGACTTCTGAAATCAACCTTTCCGGCGTTAAATCTTTCTGCAAGATCATGCGACCGGCATTCTTTTCGACCAGACTTTCTGCATTCTTTTGCTGGTGATTGTCCGCAGCTGGCAGCGGGACAATGATGGGAATGATACCAAAGGCCGCCGCCTCGGCAATAGAGCTCGCCCCACCTCGGCAGACAATAATGTCCGCCCACTGATAGTACTTGGCCATGTCATAAATGAATTCAAACGGCTGCACTTCACATGGCGCGTTCTTGTATTTTTCAGACACCGCCTGGAAGTCGGCACTGCCCAATTGGTGAACGACAGAAAGATCCTTCACCCAGTCCCCGCCGCCCAGAACCGCATCGCTCAGGCAGTTGTTGATGATGCGGGAGCCCTGGCTGCCGCCAAAGGCCAACAGGTGAAACTTTTGATTCTCCGAAGAATCATGCACCGCCGCTTCGATCTCGGCACGAACCGGCATCCCGGTTTGAATGATGCTGTCACCCTTCAGATGCTTTTTGGCTTCGTTGAACACCACAAAACATTTGTCGACGAAGCGGGACAAAATGCGATTGGCCATTCCTGGCATCGCATTGGGTTCCCACACCGCCGTGTTAAAACCAATAATGCTGGCGGCCAGCACAAACGGGCCGGAAGCGTAACCACCCACACCGATCACATACAAAGGCTTCAGTTGCCCCAGTAAACGGATGGACTGCCACAGACCCACGGGGATCTTCAGCAGGGTTTTCATTTTTTGAATCGGACTTTTTACATTCAATTGACCGGATTCGATCAGATGCAGAGGGAAACCCTCGCGGGGAACAATCTTGCTTTCAAGACCCCGGGCCGTGCCGACAAAGTGCACTTCGATGCTGGGATCGAGCTTTTGCAAAGCCCGGGCGATGGCAATACCCGGATAGATGTGTCCGCCAGTGCCTCCGCCGGCGATCACGATATTTTTCTTAACAGTCATTTTAATTTTTCACCTTTGAAGCTGTCCAACGGGAACCAAAGCGACGGGAAAACTTGTCTTCTTCGAAAGAGTTCTCGATGTTCAGAATAAGACCAAACATAAAGCACAAGGACACCAGGGAGCTTCCACCGTAACTCAAGAACGGCAGAGTCAAACCTTTGGTGGGAAGAAGCCCCATCACCACCCCTGCATTGATAAAGACACTCAAGCCAAATGTCACTGACAAACCCAGAGCCAATGCTCTTTTGAATGGCTCCTCAGCTTTGACCGCAATCTGCATTCCGCGGAAAACAACAAAGCCGTACAGGGCCAAAATCAATACGAAACCGACAAAGCCCATCTCTTCCCCCAGCACGGCCAGGGTGAAGTCTGTGTGCGCTTCAGGAAGGAAGAACAGTTTTCCCTGCCCCTGACCCAAACCCGCTCCGGTCAATCCCCCCGAGTGGAAGCTCAGCATGCTTTGAATCACCTGGAAACCTTTTTGCGCCGGGTCCGCCCAAGGATCCAGGAAAGCCAACACACGCGCACGACGGTAAGGCACTGTCATCACCAGGAAATAGAACGCCGGGACCATCACCGCCACTGCGCCGATGATGTATTTCCACTGCAGACCGAACGCAAACAGCAACGTGACTGCCACCATCACGATGATGGCAAAGGTTCCAAAGTCAGGCTGTTTCAGCAACAAAGCCATCGGGGCCACCAGGGCCACAAAAATCCAGTGCCACTTCACACGCCCCAGGAAGTTTTCCTGACGGCACAGCAAACTTGCAAACCACACACTGAAGGCAATCTTCAGAAGCTCGCCCGGCTCAAAGCGCACACCCAATGGCAATTGAATCCAGCGGGTCGCACCACCCACTCGCACACCCAGGCCCGGAACAAAGGTCGCGAGAACTCCCAGCGTGGCCACGAACCACAAAGCCCAGCCATACTTTTCGATATAGCGAAAAGGAATGTGGATGGTTGCCACCAGAATACCCATGGCCAGAACCGTAAAGATCAATTGTCGTTTGAAGAAGAACAGACCGTCGCCGTAGGATTCGATCGCGAAGATGAAACTGGAGGAATAAACTTGAACCAGCCCGATTCCCAAAAGAGTGATGATAGCAAGAAACAGGCTGCTGGACAGATATCTCAACATAAACGTGGACTCCCCGAGAAAGTGGCTTCACGAGCCACTTTCTAAGTTAATCAGAAGTCCAGTTTAAGGTCTATCGGGACGGAAAAAAGCTGGACCCGATTACTCGGAGATCACTTCGGCGTCAGACTGCTCAGCTTCCTGCTTGGAAGGAGTCGTCACCGGCGCTTTTTTTACAGCCGCTTTTTTCTCCGCACGTCCGGACGTAGCGCAGCAATAGATCACACCGTTCTGATCGGAAGTGTTTTTGTAGTTGGTGATGGAGAAGTTGCGGTTGGCGTCGCAGCGGTTGGCCATTTTCATGCTCAGCTCGACATCAAGATCGTGGTAAACGTCGCCACTTAGGAATTCACAGAACATGCCTGTGCTGGCTGCCATCTTTTCACGCTGTTCCTGGCGGGCTTTGAAAGATCCGGAAGCACAACCGGAAAGAATAAGTGCTGATGTGGATAATGCAAAAAGCAGACGACGAGACACGGGAGCCCTCCTGGCAATGTTAATACTCAAAGGGCCTCATCCTCGAGGCCCTTTGCTTGTTTCTTGATTGTAAATTATCAGTGAAACTTTCTCACGATTTCTTTGAAATAATCGCCGCGTTCTTCGAAACTGTCAAACATGTCAAAGCTTGAGCAACCCGGAGAAAGCAGGACAACGTCCCCGATTCTCGACTTTTGGTAAGCGATCAAAACCGCCTCCTCAAATGTACCGATCAGGAAGGTTTCAGAGAAGTCACCAAGGTCGCGATTGATACGTTCTTTGGCTTCCCCGACCAAGATCAGGGTTTTCACCTTGCGTTTCACGGACGTGCGCAAAGGCTCATAATTCAGATTCGTATCTTTACCACCGGCGATCAGGATCACGTTTTCATCAAAAGTGTCCAAAGCGCGCAGGACCGCGTGCACGTTGGTGGCTTTGGAGTCGTTGTAGAACATCACTCCGCCCACTTTGCGCACGTACTCGATACGGTGAGGAAGACCGGTGAAAGTGTTGATCACTTTCTGAACCGCTTCACGGGTTGCACCATGTTCACGGGATGCCAGGATCGCCGCCATGATGTTTTCCACGGAATGTTTACCGCGCATTTTCATGCCCTTGATGTTGAAGCTTTCGATCTCTGGACCGGTGCGAACACGGATTTCGTCGCCGATATTCACAGCGCCACCGATGTTCATGATTTGAGGCTCCAAAGCCGGTTTGCGCGAGAAGTAGAAGATACGACCGCGCTGAACCGCCGGATCACGAGCCAGTTCAACAACCGCGTTGTCATCCGCATTCAAAATGCTGGTGGTCGCCTGGTTGGTGTTTTTGAAGATACGGCGTTTTGCGTTTACGTATTCTTCCATGGAACGGTAACGATCCAGGTGGTTTTCAGCCAAGTTCGTGAACACGATGTTGCCCGGATTGAAAGTGTCACAGTGTTCAAGCATGAAGCTTGATACTTCCGCGATCACCACTTGCGCTTTGTCATCCAGACGCAGGTAATCCACCAGCGGCTTTTCATTCGCTCCGCCAACCCAGGTTTTTACGCCGGATTCAGTCAGAATCGCCTCAGTGATTTTCGCCACTGTGGTTTTACCGTTGGTCCCGGTCAGGCCGATGATCGGCTCTTTGATGAAGCCGGCAGAGAATTCGAATTCACCGGTGATCTTGATGCCTTGGGAACGGGCATAATCAAAGATCTTCAGATTGCTTGGAACACCCGGGGAAAGAATCACCAGATCCTGTGCAATGAAGGTTTTCGGACTGTGGCCGCCCAGTTCAAACTTGATTGGCAGCTCACCCAGTTGCTCCAGCTGAACAGAAAGCTCCGGCTTGGATTTGTGGTCTGTCACTGTCACTTGTGCGCCATGTTTGGTCAGGAAGTGAGCCAGGGAAACCCCTGTCTTGCCCAATCCCACAACCAAAATGCGTTTGTCTTTTAAATCACTATACTCTTTATACATCTTCTTACCTCAACTTCAGAGTGGCCAAACTTAATACTGCAAGCAAAATGGAAATGATCCAGAAACGAACAATGATCTTGGTTTCGGTCAATCCGCCCAATTCAAAGTGGTGATGAATCGGCGCCATTTTGAAAACTCTTTTACCGGTCATTTTGAAAGAGATCACCTGAGTGATCACTGACAATGCTTCGACCACGAAAACCCCGCCCAGGACAAGCATCAACAACTCATTTTGAGTGATGACAGCCATCGAGCCAAGGAAACCGCCCAGGGACAACGAACCCACGTCCCCCATGAAGACTTGCGCCGGATACGCATTGAACCACAGGAAGCCCATGCCCGCAGCGACGATGGTCGCCGCCACAATGCTCAACTCCCCGGCACCCACCACGTGGGGGATTTGCAGATAGTTCGCGATCGAGAAATGGCCCGTGACGTAAGCAAACAGACCCAAAGTCGCCGCCGAAATCATCACCGGAACAATCGCCAGTCCATCCAGACCGTCGGTCAGATTCACAGCGTTCGCGGTACCGACAACAACCAGGGCTGCGAAGATCACATAGAAGTAACCCAGATCAATGGAAACAGATTTCATGAATGGAATGGTCACTGCGGTGCTCAGACCGTGGAAGTGAACCAGGGCCGCCACCACAAGTCCGCTGATCAAAAACTCGCCAGCCAGACGGATTTTACCGGACAGACCTTTGGAGTTCTTTTTGCTGACTTTCAACCAGTCATCCATGTAACCGATCAAGCCGAAGCCCCAAGTGACAATCAGAACACCCCATACCAGCGGGTTCATCATATCCACCCACAACAGGCACGGAATCAAAGTGGAAAGAAGAATCAGACCACCACCCATGGTAGGTGTGCCGGCTTTCTTTTTATGGGTCTGAGGACCGTCGTCGCGGATCGCCTGGCCAAAGTGCTTCAACTGAAGACGTTTGATAAAATGCGGACCCCAAATCCAGCACAGCAAGAAGGCTGTGAAAAAGGCAATGAAGGTTCTGACCGTGATGTACCTGAATACGTTCAGTGGCGAGAACTCATCTGCCATTGAATAAAGCCATTGGTAAAGCATGCTGCGCTGATCCCCTGTTGTGACCTAAAAATTTAAATTTGCTAGGAACTTAAAGGGTTTAGCATATTCGCTGGACAAAAATCAAGCGGAAGTTCATAAGTATATGTAATCATTGATGTTTAATAAATTATCTGAGATATGACAGGGCTCATGTTTACGGCCCCCGAAAGTGCTAAGATGAAGGCATGCAAGGAGGTCGTTGTGAAAATTGCGTTGAAAGACCATATGTCCCGAAAGCTCATCACTGTCAGCAAAGACGCCACAGCTGCGGAGGCATTGCGCCTGATGAACAACTATTGGATTCGCCATCTTCCCGTGCTGGATGAAGAAGAGGACTATATCGTCGGCATGCTGTCGGAGCGGGATCTGCTGCGCTCGCCACACTCTGAAACTCCCGTTGAAAAACTTATGAGTTCCCCGCTGAAAACTTTCCCTGTCGAAGCGCCCATGAAAGCCGTGGTCGATGCGATGATCGAAGAAAAGGTTTCAGCCTTTCTGATCACAAAAGATGATGAAGTGGTGGGCATTGTGACTTCGGAAGACATGCTGGTGCTGCTGGATCAGATCCTGAAAAAAGATGAATCCTCAGACGCCCCCTGGGTCCTGGGAGATCTTTTCGCAAACCCACTCCTGCAAAGAACCGCCTACCTGGTAGGCCAAGCCGGCGTCTGATTTTTATTGTTTTTCGGCGAAGTCGAGAGGCTCGCACGGGAAAACGAAGCGTTCCAGCTTTGTCCCGCGCGAGGCTTTGACGACGGCGATATCACCAGTTTTTAGGAAACCTGCCAGATCCTGGCCGGAAGAATCTTTATAGTCTTTTTCGATCAGCGCCAGGTTTTTGTATCCGGCGCTGCTCAAACCCTTGGCGAAGGCATCAGCGTCATCGCCGATAAAATAAACTTTATCAAAGCCGGCTTGTCCGACCCAGGTGCCCAGCTCTTCATGCAGATTTGCGGATGCAGATCCCAGTTCCCGCATCTGACCGAAGACACCGACTTTGCGGCCCGGAACTGTCAGAAGTTTCATGTTGTCGATCAACGCCTTCATGCTGTCGGGATTGGCGTTGTAAGCATCAAAGATCATCTGCGCACCGGACTTCAGGTGCACCAGTTGATTGCGACCCCAGTTGGTCTTGCACGCAGGAAGCCCCGCCCACACCTGTGCCGGAGTCATGCCGACCGCCAAACCCACACTGGCTGCCGCCATCAGGTTCGTCAGATTCTGCGCACCGAAGACCTGAACACGCGCGGTGCCCGCCTCCCCGCCGATAGAACCCTTGATGGAGATCTCACTCATGTTCATGGACGAAATCATCAGATGCACATCGGCACGAGGATCTTCGGAAGAGAATGTCAGGATGCGCGCCTTCGGGAACTTGTCGCGCGCTTTGACGTACATGTTGTGAGTCTGGGTGTTGTCGAGGTTATAAATGCGCACCGTCTGATCACCGGCGGCTTCATAAATTTCCTCTTTGGCTTCCGCCACCTTTTCAATGGTGCCGAAGAATTCCATGTGCGCACGACCCACCATGGTGCAGACCACCACATCGGGCTCTGCAATATGCACCAGCTCGGTGATTTCACCGGCGTGATTCATGCCCATCTCGATGATCGCCACGTCTTTATTCGGCGGCAGTTGCAACAACGTGAAAGGAACACCCCAGTGATTGTTAAAGCTTCCTTTGTTGTAGTGAACATCCATGGAAGAACCCACCAGCGCTGCGGTAAATTCTTTGGTCGTCGTTTTACCGTTGGAGCCGGTGATCCCGACAATGCGGGCGCTGGATTCATGACGGGCCCAGTTGCCAAGTTTTTGCAAAGCTTTGAGGGTGTCGGGAACCAACAGGATGGTGGCTTTGTCTTTCAGTTTTTCTATCAGCGCATTTTCTTCATGCACCAGCAAACCGGAAGCGCCTTGTTCAACGGCTTTATCCAGGAAATTGTGAGCGTCAAAGGCCTCGCCTTTAAGGGCGATGAAAAGCTGACCCTGCAACTGCGCACGGGTGTCGGTGCCTATGCCGGCGAAATTGGTTTCTTTCTGGCTCAGGATTTTTGCACCTGTGACTTTGACGATGGTTTGCAGGTCCATGGCTCTCATGTTTATCTCCCTTGCAAGGCCTCTTCGGCCACCTTCACATCACTGAAGGGGAACTTCTGGGTTCCGATAATTTGATAATCTTCGTGGCCTTTGCCGGCGATCAGAATCACGTCGCCTTCCTGGGCTCGCTTCAGGGTCTGGGTGATGGCATCCTTGCGGTCCACCACCGTTGTGGCTTTGGCTTTGTTGGCTCCGCCCACTCCCGCCAGAATGTCCTGGATGATGGTTTGCGGGTCTTCTGTGCGCGGATTGTCCGAGGTGATCACGACTTCGTCTGAATACTTCAAAGCCATTTCAGCCATCAAAGGCCGTTTGCCTTTGTCACGATCCCCGCCGCAGCCAAAGATCGTCCAGATGCGGGATTGCGACTGCAGGTTTTCGCGAACCTTGGTCAAAGCCATCAGTACATTTTCCAGAGCGTCCGGCGTATGGGCATAATCCACAAAGACAGAAAGATTTTTATCATTCGGCACGGACTGCAAACGCCCCGGCACGCCGGTGAAACGATCCAAAGCTTCAATGCAGATATTCAGCGGAAGTCCTGCCGACAGTCCGGCCCCCAAGGCCGCCAAAGCATTCATCACATTGTGAGTGCCCGACATCGGCAGACGCACTTCCCCTTCCCCGACCGGAGTCCACACTTTGAAGTGAGTCAGGGCAAAGTCCATCTTCAGAATTTCATAACGAATGTCAGAATCTTTTTCACCGTAAGTCCACAGCACCGCCGGATCCGCCACACGCAAACGGCGACCGAACTTGTCAGCGGTGTTGACGATGGCAAAACACGGACGCTTGTGAGTCTTCCACAACAAGTCCGTGAACAGGCGTTGTTTCGCCTCCAGATAGCTTTCCATCGTGTTGTGATAATCCAGATGATCGCGGGTCAGGTTCGTGAAAATCACAGTGTTGAAAGGAACGCTGTCCACACGGCGCTGATCCAGAGCGTGCGAGGAAACCTCCATCGCTACCGCCAAGGCCCCTGCCGAGCGGAATTCACGCAGGCGCTTTTGCAGAAAGACCGGATCCGGCGTGGTCATTTCTGAAGGCCACACCTGATCGCCCAGATGATGATTGACCGTGCCGATCACGCCAGTTGGAATTTTGCCGTGGTTCAAAATGGCTTCGGTCATGTAAGTGACAGAAGTTTTGCCGTTAGTGCCGGTCACCCCGACACAGAATAATTCCTGCCCTGGATCCCAGTAAAAACGACTGGCCAGAACATCCAGCACTTCGCGGGAGTTTGGCACCTGTACCACGACCCCTTCATAACCCTCAGGGATTTTCGCTTTGTCTTCCACCACCAGGGCCGCAGCCCCTTTTGCGACGGCATCAGGAATAAAAGTGTGCCCGTCCAGTTTGTTACCGCGAATCGCGACAAACACCGAACCCGGCACCACAAGGCGTGCGTCGTTGAAGACCCCTGTCACTTCAATATGAGAGAATGCGTTTTCAGGAATCCCCGGCAGAATGGAAAAGAGATGTTGCAGTTTCACGCACTAAGAGTAACTTAGGTCTCAGATATGAGACAACTCGGAAAACTACATTGCCAAGAAATAAATCATAACGACGATGCGCCATGGGTCATCTTCTTCCATGGTTATGGCGCTGATGCCAACGACCTGTTTTCTCTAGGGGAAATCATTCCCACAAAGAAGACATACAACTGGTTATTTCCAAATGGAAATCTGGAAGTGCCCATCGGCCCGGCCTGGACGGGACGCGCCTGGTGGACAATTGACATGATGGAAATTCAGCGCGCCCAAGAGCGCGGCGAACACCGTGACTTCAGCAACGACACACCGAAAGGCATGAGCAAAGCCTATGACCTGGCCATGGAGATGATCCGCCAGATGAAAGTTCCATGGAACAAAATCGTGCTGGGTGGATTCAGCCAGGGCGCGATGCTGGCGACAGAGATCTATCTGCGCGCCCCGGAAACTCCGAAGGGTCTTGTGATCATGTCCGGAACACTGGTTCATCAGGACGAATGGAAACAGTACGTTCCCAATCGCGCCGGCCAGCGATTCTATCAAAGCCATGGCATCAACGATGCGGTTCTGGGCTACAAACAGGCTCAAAAGCTTGAGACCCTGCTAACCCAAAACGGCATGAAAGGATCCCTGCAAGGGTTCCGGGGCGGTCATGAAATTCCAATGCCGGTGATCACCCAAATCGGGGAATATCTGAACACGATTCCGTAATTGCAACGTGACTTCGCAACAGCCACGGTGAAAATAAGAGCATGAAAACTCTGATCACCCTGGCTTTTCTTTTGACGTCCTTTTCTGCCTTTGCTCACCGCCTAGTCCTGGAGGACCCTTCTGAAATTCAAACTTTGGAAGAAGCTGATTTCAATCTGGGCCGCGTGCTGTTTTCCCTTCCCGGCGCCGATAATAAAAAGCTGCTGGAACATCCCGCTTACAACTCTTTGGTGGCTGATCTGGAAAAGGATCTGGAAGCCTTAAAAACTCAGGATTCAAAACTGGGTGTGGGAATGAACTATGTTCACCGTCTGTTTGATATTCGCTGGCTGAAATCACCGGCGGCAAGATTTGAGCTGGTGGGTGTCGTCAATCGCATGGATCGCGCGGTCTTTAATCCCGGCACTTGTGGCGAGGTCCGTTTGATCTATCGCCTGGCCTATACCAAAACTCAGAATCAAACCCTGATACAGTCCCGCCTGCCAATGACCCTGAACGCCGTCTTTAAACTTCCGGCCACCCCGAACTGCCAGGCCGTCGCCAAACAGTGGTCCTCTCAACAAAAACCGCCACTGAAACCCTGGGTGACTTTGGCAAATCTGAAGTCCCTGGAGGTCAATCTGCAAGCCGTGCGCTGGCCATCGACCATCCGTGGTGACATGGGCGGACATGCTGAATACTTCCTGCGGGTGTACCGCCTGCAAAACAATGTCTTTGTGGCTTCCGCGATGGAAAACACTCCGGATGTAGCCCGCCTGCAAAGCAATTCCGCTTTGCGCGCAGAACTGCTGGCTTGGATCTCCACTCCGGAAAACATCAAAGCCCTGGATGCCGGGATTTTGAATATTCCGGAAAAGTTTCTGACCACCAAAAGCTCTTCCTTCGCTTTGCACGGGATGAACCGCCTGGCCAACCGCCCGTTTGATCAGATCTTCAAAAAAGAGGACTTTAAGAATCTGAAGCTGACTGATCTGGAAAATATTTATGGCCCTTCTTCCTTCCGTCGCCGCCTGAATGACCTTTCCTGTGCTGGCTGCCATCAGGGGCGCACGATTGCGGGCTTCCATTTTCTGGGGAAAGATCCAGAGTCGACGATCTTTGCCAATTCTGTCTTTTCTTCCCAGTCCCCGCACATGATGCAGGAACAAAAGCGCCGTCAGGTCTATTTCCAAAATATCTTCCAGGGAAAGGCGGCCGACAACTCCAGGCCGTTTTCCGAGCGGGACCCGAAGACCCCGGGAGCCATGAATGCTCACTGCGGCTTGCCGGGTTCAGAGTATCAGGCATGGACTTGCGCCGCAGGTCTGAAGTGCATGGCGGTGGTGACACCGGAAGGTTCGAAAGAAATCGGCGAATGCCTGCCCGAACAGCCAATGGCGGGAAATCCCTGCGAGCCCGGCACCGTTTCACAAACGGCGAACTCTCACGGCGATAAGATGAAGGCCGGAACCAGAACATCCTGCCCCTCCCACCAATACTGCCAGACCACTAAAGTAGGATTCCCTGGTGGGATGTGTTCCGGAGGCTGCGAGCAACTGACCTCGGGTGAAGCGTGCGGAGCCATTGCGGTTCTTCAGGGATTCAATGACTGCCTGGCCCGTCATCGTCCTTTCGGAGAGTGCCTGGCGCAGAACACCCGACCAGCGGGATTGCAGGCTTGCGATGACACGATTTCATGCCGTGCCGATTACATCTGCAACAAGACCCAATCAGGAAAAGGCGTCTGTATTCCACCCTACTTCCTGTTCCAACTGCGCGTGGACGGCCACCCCAAACCGATCTAAGTTTCTTTTCACAGACGAAGGGCCCATTGCGGCCCCACTGTCTGCACCCTCATGCGGTACCTACGACCAGACCGATTCTTGCTCGGTGGAATGGTCAAAAATCCTTGATAATCTATGACCCTATGTTCAATTCAAAAGCTTCCAAGGGCAAAAAATTTATCGACCAGCAGATTGTCAAACTGGCCGACGGCGAAATCCTTTTCCGCGAAGGGGATCTCAGTCGCGAAATGTACATCGTGCAAAAAGGCGCCGTCGAAGTCTTTAAAAGAGTCGAAGGTCAGACGATGATTTTAGGTCGCGTCGACCGCGGCAGCATGGTGGGTGAAATGTCCCTGCTGGAGTCCCTGCCTCGATCCGCTTCAGCTCAGGCTGTGGGCGAAACCACACTGCTGATGTTTGATCCGGGCAGCTTTCTGCTAAAAATCCGTCGTGATCCGACATTTGCTTTTGAGCTTATGAAACAACTGAGCGGTCGCATCCGTTCGACGAATGAAAAGCTGATTACACTGATGGCCGCTGAGCAGTTATCCAGGAACGATCTGCAAGAAATCGCGGAATCCACCTTATGATTATTGATGTCACCACAGAAAAGATGGTGGTCATTTCAGATCTGCATCTGGGGAATCCTTTTTCTGAAGCGAAAAAATCCCTGATTGAATTTCTGTACTGGGCGGCTGAAAACAAATATGACGTCTGTATCAACGGCGACGGACTGGAAATCGCGCAAGTGTCCTTCCGCAAGATGGCAGAGGACGTGCCCGAGGTCTTTCGCGCCGTCAAAGCCATCACCAAGGCTGGCAACCGCGTATTTTACGTTGTGGGAAACCACGACATCGTCCTTGAAAACTTTCTGGAAGACTGGGGTCCTTTGACCCTGGCGCCTTTTTTGAACGTTCGGTGCGGCAAGCAGCGCATCCGGATCGAACACGGTCATCTGTATGACCCGTTTTTTGTCAAGCGCCCGGACCTGTACGAGTTTCTGACCTGGCTGGGCGGCT encodes:
- a CDS encoding UDP-N-acetylmuramoyl-L-alanyl-D-glutamate--2,6-diaminopimelate ligase, with translation MKLQHLFSILPGIPENAFSHIEVTGVFNDARLVVPGSVFVAIRGNKLDGHTFIPDAVAKGAAALVVEDKAKIPEGYEGVVVQVPNSREVLDVLASRFYWDPGQELFCVGVTGTNGKTSVTYMTEAILNHGKIPTGVIGTVNHHLGDQVWPSEMTTPDPVFLQKRLREFRSAGALAVAMEVSSHALDQRRVDSVPFNTVIFTNLTRDHLDYHNTMESYLEAKQRLFTDLLWKTHKRPCFAIVNTADKFGRRLRVADPAVLWTYGEKDSDIRYEILKMDFALTHFKVWTPVGEGEVRLPMSGTHNVMNALAALGAGLSAGLPLNICIEALDRFTGVPGRLQSVPNDKNLSVFVDYAHTPDALENVLMALTKVRENLQSQSRIWTIFGCGGDRDKGKRPLMAEMALKYSDEVVITSDNPRTEDPQTIIQDILAGVGGANKAKATTVVDRKDAITQTLKRAQEGDVILIAGKGHEDYQIIGTQKFPFSDVKVAEEALQGR
- a CDS encoding UDP-N-acetylmuramoyl-tripeptide--D-alanyl-D-alanine ligase, with the translated sequence MRAMDLQTIVKVTGAKILSQKETNFAGIGTDTRAQLQGQLFIALKGEAFDAHNFLDKAVEQGASGLLVHEENALIEKLKDKATILLVPDTLKALQKLGNWARHESSARIVGITGSNGKTTTKEFTAALVGSSMDVHYNKGSFNNHWGVPFTLLQLPPNKDVAIIEMGMNHAGEITELVHIAEPDVVVCTMVGRAHMEFFGTIEKVAEAKEEIYEAAGDQTVRIYNLDNTQTHNMYVKARDKFPKARILTFSSEDPRADVHLMISSMNMSEISIKGSIGGEAGTARVQVFGAQNLTNLMAAASVGLAVGMTPAQVWAGLPACKTNWGRNQLVHLKSGAQMIFDAYNANPDSMKALIDNMKLLTVPGRKVGVFGQMRELGSASANLHEELGTWVGQAGFDKVYFIGDDADAFAKGLSSAGYKNLALIEKDYKDSSGQDLAGFLKTGDIAVVKASRGTKLERFVFPCEPLDFAEKQ
- a CDS encoding Crp/Fnr family transcriptional regulator, with protein sequence MFNSKASKGKKFIDQQIVKLADGEILFREGDLSREMYIVQKGAVEVFKRVEGQTMILGRVDRGSMVGEMSLLESLPRSASAQAVGETTLLMFDPGSFLLKIRRDPTFAFELMKQLSGRIRSTNEKLITLMAAEQLSRNDLQEIAESTL
- a CDS encoding CBS domain-containing protein, whose translation is MKACKEVVVKIALKDHMSRKLITVSKDATAAEALRLMNNYWIRHLPVLDEEEDYIVGMLSERDLLRSPHSETPVEKLMSSPLKTFPVEAPMKAVVDAMIEEKVSAFLITKDDEVVGIVTSEDMLVLLDQILKKDESSDAPWVLGDLFANPLLQRTAYLVGQAGV
- a CDS encoding alpha/beta hydrolase; translated protein: MRQLGKLHCQEINHNDDAPWVIFFHGYGADANDLFSLGEIIPTKKTYNWLFPNGNLEVPIGPAWTGRAWWTIDMMEIQRAQERGEHRDFSNDTPKGMSKAYDLAMEMIRQMKVPWNKIVLGGFSQGAMLATEIYLRAPETPKGLVIMSGTLVHQDEWKQYVPNRAGQRFYQSHGINDAVLGYKQAQKLETLLTQNGMKGSLQGFRGGHEIPMPVITQIGEYLNTIP
- a CDS encoding UDP-2,3-diacylglucosamine diphosphatase, translated to MIIDVTTEKMVVISDLHLGNPFSEAKKSLIEFLYWAAENKYDVCINGDGLEIAQVSFRKMAEDVPEVFRAVKAITKAGNRVFYVVGNHDIVLENFLEDWGPLTLAPFLNVRCGKQRIRIEHGHLYDPFFVKRPDLYEFLTWLGGFALMVSPRIYKAWIKFEELKSRLRRRFRGSSEVPCLPGEHPDFVIAAEEICSRGFDAIIFGHTHHPGTIDLPQGRYFNSGSWMISPTYIGITSQDVVLSQFEADKGA